GAGAGGCGTGCAACGCCCTTCATTGGGCAAGGCGTGCAGGGCGGGAGCCGCCCGTGGCGCCCGTGATCCGCCCACTACTCGTGATGATGGGCAAGGCGGGGAAGCGGGAAGCCCCTTAAGGGCGGGGTAGCTCACCAAGGCAGTGTATGGCTTAATTATGCTTCAATACATGATTAAACAATCCTAGGAGTGTGGACAAGGCCTTAGTGATTGATGCTTCGTTGAGCACCAATAGTTATGGGTAAGGAAGGAGAAAGCTATGTCTATAGCTGGGTATTTCGCGAGAAAAACTTTTACCCATATTAATTCAACTCGTTATATGGAGTATAGGGAATTCGGTAAGACCGGGGTAAAGGTATCCGTAATTGGAATGGGTACGTATTACGACCCGGCATGGATATTGCTCTCGAGGATTGGAATATATAGGAATAGAAATGAGAAAATAGATGCCATAAGGGCTGGACTGGATGGAGGAATTAATCTAATAGATACGGCGGAGATATATGGCTCTGAGCCCCTCGTGGCTGAGGCAATAAGGGATCGCCGACGAGATGAATTATTCTTAGCGACCAAGGTTTGGCCCACGCATTTATCCTGGAGCAAGATGAGTAAGGCAATAGATAGAAGCCTAAGAAGACTTGGCACTAACTATGTGGATCTATACCAGATACACTTCCCCGGGAGGACCCCCATACGGGAGGCAATGCAAAACATGGAGAAACTTGTCGATGCCGGAAAAACATTGTATATAGGGGTGAGCAATTTCAATATGGATCAATTAATGGAGGCAGTCACGTCCCTAAAGAAGCATGAATTAGCGGCGGTTCAACTAAACTATAGCCTAGCCAATAGATCGATAGAGAAGGATATACTTCCCTACTGCATCAAGGAAGGAATAGC
Above is a genomic segment from Thermocladium sp. ECH_B containing:
- a CDS encoding aldo/keto reductase; its protein translation is MEYREFGKTGVKVSVIGMGTYYDPAWILLSRIGIYRNRNEKIDAIRAGLDGGINLIDTAEIYGSEPLVAEAIRDRRRDELFLATKVWPTHLSWSKMSKAIDRSLRRLGTNYVDLYQIHFPGRTPIREAMQNMEKLVDAGKTLYIGVSNFNMDQLMEAVTSLKKHELAAVQLNYSLANRSIEKDILPYCIKEGIAVLAYYPLGHGKLANNASLRRIGEKMGKTPAQVALNWLIQKNAFPIPRASRRSHVIENLGASGWMISYDDIRSLENEFRIQD